One Gemmatimonadota bacterium genomic window carries:
- a CDS encoding carboxypeptidase regulatory-like domain-containing protein: MAPGYRDVTRPDGRPLRGARVRLADAGAEATTNQDGYYALDSLPLGTRLLDARAIGYLPVTRMVDLLPTTPMSLDVVLESRQTFLDTVKVVGDRLYDSPQYRDFLQRKRSGFGYYADEQDLERYDPLYLSDIVRRYPGITVRGTAGNSQIYMRSPFMQGGGMCQPVIFLDGMMLAAVQGFSPDFFVPAQDIRGVEVYTRASGMPSQFQTLSGCGSIVVWTGRRRLTLPP, from the coding sequence GTGGCGCCCGGGTACAGGGACGTCACCCGCCCTGATGGCCGCCCGCTCCGCGGGGCACGGGTCCGCCTGGCCGACGCTGGTGCGGAAGCGACGACGAACCAGGATGGATACTATGCCCTCGACTCGTTGCCGTTAGGCACGCGCTTGCTCGACGCACGGGCCATTGGATACTTGCCGGTCACGCGGATGGTCGACCTGTTGCCGACGACGCCGATGTCGCTCGACGTGGTGCTGGAGTCGCGGCAGACGTTCCTGGACACCGTGAAGGTGGTGGGCGATCGTCTCTACGACTCGCCGCAGTATCGGGACTTCCTGCAGCGCAAGCGGAGCGGATTCGGCTACTACGCCGATGAGCAGGACCTCGAGCGCTACGACCCGTTGTACTTGAGTGACATCGTGCGGCGGTATCCGGGCATCACGGTCCGCGGGACCGCGGGCAACTCGCAGATCTACATGCGGAGCCCGTTCATGCAGGGGGGCGGCATGTGCCAGCCGGTGATCTTCCTCGACGGGATGATGTTGGCGGCAGTGCAGGGGTTCTCGCCGGACTTCTTTGTTCCCGCGCAGGACATCCGCGGTGTTGAGGTGTACACGCGCGCGTCGGGCATGCCGTCGCAATTCCAGACGCTCAGCGGCTGCGGATCGATCGTGGTCTGGACGGGTCGGCGCCGGTTGACGCTCCCGCCCTGA
- a CDS encoding carboxypeptidase regulatory-like domain-containing protein has protein sequence MIRVALAACLLAFGLWARAADAQVTTSVSGTVYDSVGQRRLEGATVQIARSDRPAVARSFRTGADGNFRFDTLDAGTWLLGFFHPVLDSLGLVSPMLRVSISDTTAVRAMLAVPSPRTIVRASCGTDSTRGYWQGRVRYAVTGAPVDSALVVAQWSVIVTTGGTISRQTPGVTTLTDADGRFGLCQLPSDEMVVMRAWKGGDSTGTSMFTLPNNGLLVRDLFVAPTELAQRTVPDESSDRRRDSVVVPVLVGGARVQGRHPP, from the coding sequence ATGATCCGGGTCGCCCTCGCCGCCTGCCTGCTGGCATTCGGTCTTTGGGCGCGAGCTGCGGACGCGCAGGTCACCACCTCGGTCTCCGGTACGGTCTACGACAGCGTCGGCCAACGCCGGCTCGAGGGCGCCACGGTCCAGATCGCCCGGTCGGACCGCCCCGCGGTCGCACGCTCCTTCCGCACCGGCGCTGACGGCAACTTCCGGTTCGATACCCTCGACGCGGGCACCTGGTTACTCGGCTTCTTCCACCCGGTCCTCGATTCGCTGGGCCTGGTGTCGCCGATGCTCCGCGTCTCAATCAGCGATACGACGGCCGTACGCGCGATGCTCGCGGTGCCATCGCCGCGGACGATCGTGCGGGCGAGTTGCGGGACCGACTCGACCCGCGGGTACTGGCAGGGCCGCGTGCGCTACGCGGTTACGGGTGCCCCGGTCGACTCCGCGCTGGTCGTCGCTCAATGGAGCGTGATCGTCACCACGGGCGGCACCATCTCGCGACAAACCCCAGGGGTCACGACGCTGACCGATGCGGACGGACGGTTTGGGCTCTGTCAACTCCCGAGCGACGAGATGGTCGTGATGCGCGCGTGGAAGGGGGGTGACTCGACCGGGACCTCGATGTTCACCCTGCCCAACAACGGCCTGCTGGTGCGCGACCTGTTCGTCGCCCCGACGGAACTCGCGCAGCGCACGGTCCCAGATGAATCGAGCGATCGGCGGCGCGACTCGGTGGTCGTCCCGGTGCTTGTCGGTGGCGCCCGGGTACAGGGACGTCACCCGCCCTGA